The following coding sequences lie in one Anas platyrhynchos isolate ZD024472 breed Pekin duck chromosome 15, IASCAAS_PekinDuck_T2T, whole genome shotgun sequence genomic window:
- the AIMP2 gene encoding aminoacyl tRNA synthase complex-interacting multifunctional protein 2 produces the protein MPMYKVKPLHGAPGALRAEQLPSCMYRLPCLHRAAPPAQEEVDPSLQALESRQEEILKRLYELKSAVDGLSKMIQTPDADFDVTNVIQTDECSTLTTNGADLDLMLGKDYGALKDIVINANPSLPPLSLLVLHSLLCEHYKILSAVHTHSSVKSVPESLLKCFGEPTKKQPRHEYQLGFTLIWKDVPKPQMKFSIQTMCPIEGEGNIARFLFSLFGQKYNAVTSTLIDSWVDTAIFQLKEGSSKERGAVLRSMNAALGKTPWLVGNELTVADIVAWCALQQTGSTNAAPANVQKWMKSCENLAPFSSVIKLLK, from the exons ATGCCGATGTACAAGGTGAAGCCGCTGCACGGGGCGCCGGGCGCGCTGCGGGCCGAGCAGCTGCCGAGCTGCATGTAccgcctgccctgcctgcaccgcgccgcgccgcccgcgCAG GAAGAGGTTGACCCATCGCTACAAGCGCTTGAGTCCCGCCAGGAGGAGATTCTCAAACGCTTATATGAGCTGAAGAGTGCCGTCGATGGTCTCTCAAAGATGATACAAACTCCTGATGCTGACTTTGATGTAACTAACGTAATTCAAACTGATGAATGTTCTACTTTGACAACAAATGGAGCAGATTTAGATTTGATGCTTGGAAAG GATTATGGTGCCCTGAAAGATATCGTAATCAATGCAAATCCTTCTCTACCTCCATTGTCATTATTAGTACTACACAGTCTGCTTTGTGAGCACTATAAAATATTATCAGCTGTTCACACACATTCATCAGTGAAAAGTGTGCCGGAAAGTCTCTTGAAATGCTTTGGAGAGCCAACTAAGAAGCAGCCACGCCATGAGTATCAGTTGGGCTTTACTCTCATCTGGAAGGATG TTCCAAAGCCTCAGATGAAGTTTAGCATTCAAACAATGTGCCCAATTGAAGGAGAGGGGAACATTGCTagatttctcttttccctttttggcCAGAAGTACAATGCAGTTACTTCAACTCTGATTGACAGCTGGGTTGATACCGCCATCTTCCAGCTAAAAGAAGGGAGCAGTAAAGAGAGAGGAGCAGTCTTGCGATCTATGAATGCTGCCCTGGGCAAGACACCGTGGTTGGTGGGAAATGAACTCACTGTGGCAGACATTGTCGCGTGGTGTGCACTTCAGCAGACAGGTAGTACAAATGCTGCACCAGCCAACGTGCAAAAGTGGATGAAGTCCTGTGAAAACTTGGCACCTTTCAGCTCTGTTATTAAGTTACTAAAGTAA